A region from the Paenibacillus humicola genome encodes:
- a CDS encoding ArsB/NhaD family transporter: MEQQAYWAIGIFLVIYALVMTEKIHRTIVAMIGGILMVVLGIVDQETALHHIDFNTLGLLIGMMIIVGITAETGLFAYIAVVAAKKAKGEPLRILTALALITAVGSAFLDNVTTVLLMVPVTFSITRQLRVNPVPFLISQIIACNVGGTATLIGDPPNIMIGSAVRELSFMDFIVNLAPIAAIILLVYIPLFILLFRKQIRTTDERKRSLMEQDATALITNRKLLKKSLTVLGLTILGFFLHQTLHLESATVALAGAFLLLLLTGEHIMEQAFARVEWTTIFFFIGLFVLVSGLIETGVIDELAVRAIEWTGGDLLAASMLILWLSAIASAFLDNIPFVATMIPLIQEMGKMGVDNLEPLWWSLALGACLGGNGSLIGASANLIVAGLSGKEGHPIRFLPYLKIGFPLMLLSIALSAVYIYLRYLI, translated from the coding sequence ATGGAGCAGCAGGCTTATTGGGCAATCGGAATTTTCCTTGTTATTTATGCGCTCGTCATGACGGAGAAGATTCACCGGACGATCGTCGCCATGATCGGCGGCATCCTGATGGTCGTACTGGGCATTGTCGATCAGGAGACGGCGCTGCATCACATCGACTTCAATACGCTCGGGCTGTTGATCGGCATGATGATCATCGTCGGCATTACGGCGGAAACCGGTCTGTTCGCGTATATCGCAGTGGTTGCCGCCAAAAAAGCGAAAGGCGAGCCGCTGCGCATCCTGACCGCGCTCGCACTGATTACGGCCGTCGGCTCGGCCTTCCTGGACAACGTGACGACCGTGCTGCTGATGGTGCCGGTGACGTTCAGCATCACGCGGCAGCTGCGGGTAAACCCGGTCCCATTTCTGATCAGCCAGATTATCGCCTGCAATGTCGGCGGAACGGCGACGCTGATCGGCGATCCGCCGAACATTATGATCGGCAGCGCCGTCCGGGAGCTGTCGTTCATGGATTTCATCGTCAATCTGGCGCCGATCGCAGCCATCATTTTGCTCGTTTACATTCCGCTCTTCATCCTGCTGTTTCGAAAGCAGATTCGTACGACGGACGAGCGGAAACGAAGCCTGATGGAGCAGGATGCGACCGCGCTGATCACGAACCGCAAGCTGCTGAAGAAGTCGCTGACCGTGCTGGGCCTGACCATTCTCGGCTTTTTCCTGCATCAGACGCTGCATCTCGAATCGGCGACGGTGGCGCTTGCAGGCGCCTTCCTGCTTCTCCTGCTGACGGGGGAGCACATTATGGAGCAGGCGTTCGCCCGCGTCGAATGGACTACGATCTTCTTCTTCATCGGACTGTTCGTGCTGGTGTCCGGGCTGATCGAGACCGGCGTCATCGACGAGCTGGCCGTCCGCGCGATCGAATGGACCGGAGGCGACCTGCTGGCCGCTTCAATGCTTATTCTGTGGCTCAGCGCCATCGCCTCCGCCTTCCTCGACAACATTCCGTTCGTGGCGACGATGATTCCGCTTATTCAGGAAATGGGAAAAATGGGCGTCGACAATCTCGAGCCGCTCTGGTGGAGCCTGGCGCTTGGCGCATGTCTCGGCGGCAACGGGTCGCTGATCGGCGCAAGCGCGAATCTGATCGTCGCCGGGCTTTCCGGCAAAGAAGGCCACCCGATCCGGTTTCTGCCGTATCTGAAAATCGGGTTCCCGCTTATGCTGCTTTCGATTGCATTATCGGCTGTTTACATTTATCTCAGGTATTTAATCTGA
- a CDS encoding YdhK family protein: protein MKKKLLMLIVLAAVLTLSACGKQADSDKTSDAGNGSGHSDMGNMESMDMNHSGSGAVPQGLMEAKHPTFKAGDHVVIHADHMEGMNGAQATIDGAYDTIAYAVTYTPTTGGAKAPGHKWVVQQEIKGAGSEPLKPGTAVTLEADHMEGMNGAQATIDSAEKTTVYMVDYTPTTGGEPVKNHKWVVESELSKN from the coding sequence ATGAAAAAAAAGCTGTTGATGCTGATCGTCCTTGCCGCCGTTCTCACGCTGAGCGCATGCGGGAAGCAGGCCGATTCCGACAAGACGTCCGATGCCGGTAACGGAAGCGGGCATTCGGATATGGGGAATATGGAGAGCATGGATATGAATCATTCCGGCTCCGGAGCGGTGCCACAAGGGTTAATGGAGGCTAAACATCCGACGTTTAAGGCGGGAGATCACGTTGTCATCCATGCCGATCATATGGAAGGGATGAACGGCGCCCAAGCTACCATCGACGGCGCGTACGATACGATCGCCTACGCAGTCACTTATACCCCGACAACCGGCGGCGCGAAAGCGCCCGGCCATAAATGGGTCGTGCAGCAAGAAATCAAAGGCGCCGGTAGCGAGCCGTTGAAGCCCGGGACGGCCGTTACGCTCGAAGCCGATCATATGGAAGGCATGAACGGCGCGCAGGCGACCATCGATTCCGCCGAGAAGACCACCGTCTACATGGTCGATTACACGCCAACGACAGGCGGCGAACCGGTCAAAAATCACAAGTGGGTCGTCGAAAGCGAGCTTTCGAAAAACTGA
- the copZ gene encoding copper chaperone CopZ, with protein sequence MQKTTFQVEGMSCGHCVNAVEGAVKKAGASGKVDLNAGSVTVEYDESKVTLAAIKEAIEDQGYDVAK encoded by the coding sequence ATGCAAAAGACGACTTTTCAAGTGGAAGGAATGTCCTGCGGCCACTGCGTGAATGCAGTGGAAGGCGCGGTGAAGAAAGCCGGCGCATCCGGCAAAGTCGATTTGAATGCAGGATCGGTCACGGTGGAGTACGACGAATCCAAAGTAACGCTGGCTGCGATTAAAGAAGCGATCGAGGACCAGGGGTACGATGTCGCGAAGTAA
- a CDS encoding metal-sensitive transcriptional regulator yields MEQHDEQELHLDTGSAQEPEHVHRSDDACRTEAGERRSHHSEKVKSNLTSRLNRIEGQIRGLKGMIERDTYCDDVLNQIAAVQSALNSVGKLLLEHHMNSCVVERIQEGDHEVIKELMITMNKLIK; encoded by the coding sequence ATGGAGCAGCACGACGAACAAGAACTTCATCTCGATACCGGTTCCGCTCAAGAGCCGGAGCACGTTCACAGATCGGATGACGCCTGCCGCACCGAAGCGGGTGAACGCAGAAGCCATCATTCCGAGAAAGTCAAAAGCAATCTGACATCGCGTCTTAACCGGATCGAAGGCCAAATTCGCGGACTGAAGGGCATGATCGAGCGGGACACATACTGCGACGACGTGCTGAACCAGATTGCGGCCGTCCAATCCGCGCTGAACAGCGTCGGCAAGCTTCTGCTCGAGCATCATATGAACAGCTGCGTCGTCGAGCGCATTCAGGAAGGGGATCATGAGGTTATTAAGGAACTGATGATTACGATGAACAAATTAATCAAATAA
- a CDS encoding DUF1450 domain-containing protein, which translates to MKPAVLFCARNLKAAGAGEALSSLRRDNRADCDTYVFECLNRCIECGKASFCKIRMNVIQDPDRERFLRRIRETISK; encoded by the coding sequence ATGAAACCGGCCGTCCTTTTTTGCGCGCGAAATCTTAAGGCAGCCGGGGCCGGCGAAGCGCTGAGCAGCCTGCGGCGCGATAACCGGGCCGACTGCGATACGTATGTGTTCGAATGTCTGAACCGCTGCATCGAATGCGGGAAAGCTTCGTTTTGCAAAATTCGCATGAACGTGATCCAGGACCCGGACCGGGAGCGTTTCCTGCGAAGGATCCGCGAAACAATCTCGAAATAA
- a CDS encoding cupin domain-containing protein, which yields MSDTAQKNGWTAAARLYEYSKAADPVGSGTIKPVAMKEFSPGLYAGGPSRIVPLDLSAELGTGYPATAPSLLANFVRILAGESLKTNPNATSELYYVISGKGHTDIGRDQVSWKQGDFIVLPTGFASVHTAEEETALYYVVDTPLLQYLGVTADKPRFRPTLFSGDEVRAELKRIASAPGATSKNRLSVLLNNEEFEQTLTVTETLWAMYGLVPAGEVQMPHRHNSVALDFIVDCKPGVYTLVGEQIDRKTKQIIDPVRVDWEPGKAFVTPPGLWHAHHNESGEEAYVLPIQDAGLQTYLRTLDIQFLFRD from the coding sequence GTGAGCGATACGGCGCAGAAGAACGGCTGGACGGCGGCAGCCCGTCTTTACGAATACTCGAAGGCGGCGGACCCGGTCGGATCCGGGACGATCAAGCCGGTGGCCATGAAGGAGTTTTCGCCCGGCTTATATGCCGGCGGTCCTTCCCGGATCGTACCGCTCGATCTGTCCGCGGAGCTGGGAACCGGTTATCCCGCCACCGCCCCGTCGCTGCTGGCGAATTTCGTTCGCATTCTCGCAGGGGAGAGCCTGAAAACGAATCCGAATGCCACGAGCGAGCTGTATTATGTCATCTCCGGCAAAGGGCATACCGATATCGGCCGCGATCAAGTGAGCTGGAAGCAGGGCGATTTTATCGTGCTGCCGACGGGCTTTGCAAGCGTTCATACCGCGGAAGAGGAGACCGCGCTTTATTACGTGGTCGATACGCCGCTGCTTCAATATCTCGGCGTCACCGCCGACAAGCCGCGCTTCCGCCCGACTCTGTTCTCGGGGGACGAGGTTCGCGCCGAGCTGAAGCGGATCGCGTCGGCGCCGGGAGCCACGAGCAAAAACCGGCTTTCCGTACTGCTGAACAACGAGGAATTCGAACAGACGCTGACGGTGACGGAGACGCTGTGGGCGATGTACGGGCTGGTGCCGGCGGGCGAGGTGCAGATGCCTCACCGGCACAATTCGGTGGCGCTCGATTTTATCGTCGATTGCAAGCCGGGCGTGTATACGCTGGTCGGTGAACAGATCGACCGGAAGACGAAGCAGATCATCGACCCGGTGCGCGTCGACTGGGAACCGGGCAAAGCGTTCGTGACGCCACCGGGCTTGTGGCACGCGCATCACAACGAATCCGGGGAAGAGGCATACGTGCTGCCGATTCAGGATGCGGGGCTGCAAACGTACCTCCGCACGCTGGATATCCAGTTTCTATTCCGCGATTGA
- a CDS encoding LysR family transcriptional regulator gives MEIRHMEYFAAVAEELNFGRAAQRLNMTQPPLSMQIQQLEHELGVVLFHRTNRRVALTEAGKYFLIEVRKILAGIEQAAEIAQRAHRGEFGSLAVGFVGSATYDILPAVIREYRSLFPAVQLSLSELSSPAQIEALREGRIDVAILRPPVSDDSISTSILASSPSVIAVAHTHPLARKSPLSLADFAGSPFVMLSRKTWAGFYDVVLGTCMEAGFHPNIVQEALEFQTVISLVAAGIGVAMVPISAMNLHTQHVSYISLGSSLPEIAMGIAWRKSDRSQLLVNFLQIAEKCARTIGPSGEQKNAGG, from the coding sequence TTGGAAATCCGGCACATGGAGTATTTTGCGGCGGTTGCGGAGGAGCTTAATTTCGGCAGAGCGGCGCAGCGGCTGAATATGACCCAGCCCCCGCTCAGCATGCAGATTCAGCAGCTGGAGCATGAGCTCGGCGTCGTTTTGTTCCATCGCACGAACCGCAGGGTCGCGCTGACGGAAGCGGGCAAATATTTTCTGATCGAGGTCCGAAAAATATTGGCCGGCATCGAGCAGGCCGCCGAAATCGCGCAGCGCGCGCACCGGGGCGAATTCGGCTCCCTGGCGGTCGGGTTCGTCGGCTCCGCCACGTACGACATTTTGCCGGCCGTCATCCGGGAATACCGGTCGCTGTTCCCCGCCGTGCAGCTGTCGCTCTCCGAGCTGTCTTCGCCGGCCCAGATCGAAGCGCTGCGCGAAGGCCGGATCGATGTCGCGATTTTGCGGCCGCCCGTATCGGACGACTCCATATCGACGTCCATTCTTGCATCGTCGCCGTCGGTAATTGCCGTAGCGCATACCCATCCGCTCGCCCGCAAAAGCCCGCTCAGCCTCGCGGATTTCGCCGGCTCCCCGTTTGTCATGCTGTCCAGAAAAACGTGGGCCGGCTTCTACGACGTCGTGCTGGGCACCTGCATGGAGGCCGGCTTTCACCCGAATATCGTGCAGGAGGCGCTGGAGTTTCAAACGGTCATCAGCCTGGTGGCGGCCGGAATCGGCGTCGCCATGGTGCCCATTTCGGCGATGAATCTTCATACGCAGCACGTAAGCTATATCAGCCTCGGCAGCTCGCTGCCGGAAATCGCCATGGGCATCGCCTGGCGCAAATCGGACCGCTCCCAACTGCTGGTCAATTTTTTGCAAATCGCCGAAAAATGCGCGCGAACCATCGGCCCGAGCGGGGAGCAGAAGAATGCAGGCGGCTAA
- a CDS encoding carbohydrate ABC transporter permease has product MFAILSVLVILPFYAITIASFKPGQELIRYGLNLKLDFSVMTLHNFVFLFTGDNSYFVWFFNSVTLTVVQVALTLLVSSAVAYGFAAYDFKGKNVLFICVLMIMMVPFEILLLPLYTLTYDLGLMNTYTAIILPGVASAGTIFFFRQYLIGVPKEMIAAGRVDGASEYGIYVRLIVPVMKPAFAAMGILNAMQSWNNLLWPFMVLSDPGKYTLPIGLKTLLTPYGNNYDLLIVGSFFSIFPIFILFLAFQRYFVDGMTAGAVKG; this is encoded by the coding sequence ATGTTTGCGATTCTGAGCGTGCTGGTCATCCTGCCGTTCTATGCGATTACGATCGCTTCCTTCAAGCCGGGGCAGGAGCTGATCCGGTACGGGCTGAATTTGAAGCTCGATTTCTCGGTTATGACGCTTCACAATTTCGTTTTCTTGTTTACGGGCGACAATTCGTATTTCGTCTGGTTTTTCAATTCCGTTACGCTGACTGTGGTGCAGGTCGCGCTCACGCTGCTGGTCAGCTCCGCCGTGGCGTACGGGTTTGCCGCTTACGATTTTAAGGGAAAGAACGTCCTGTTTATATGCGTGCTGATGATCATGATGGTGCCGTTTGAAATTTTGCTGCTGCCTCTGTATACCCTGACCTATGACCTGGGGCTGATGAATACGTACACCGCGATCATCCTGCCCGGTGTGGCCAGTGCAGGCACCATCTTCTTCTTCAGGCAGTATTTGATCGGCGTCCCGAAGGAAATGATCGCGGCCGGCAGGGTGGACGGCGCGAGCGAATACGGGATTTACGTTCGTCTTATTGTGCCGGTCATGAAGCCGGCCTTCGCGGCGATGGGGATCCTGAATGCGATGCAAAGCTGGAACAACCTGCTGTGGCCGTTCATGGTGCTGAGCGATCCCGGCAAATATACGCTGCCGATCGGTCTGAAAACGCTGCTCACGCCTTACGGCAACAACTACGATTTGCTCATCGTCGGTTCGTTCTTCTCGATTTTTCCGATCTTCATCCTGTTCCTGGCGTTCCAGCGCTATTTCGTCGACGGAATGACCGCGGGGGCGGTAAAAGGTTAG
- a CDS encoding carbohydrate ABC transporter permease, producing MVKRFLYSQKVAPYIFVLPFVLIFLVFWLYPLLNSVEMSFQQTTLGQPAQWIGTDNYAKLLGDTIFLKAVENSALYMVLTLIILIPFPMLFAVFINYKFMWGREFFKSAFFFPALTSVVVAGTIFRLMFGEMDGSLMNSVLKLFGAGPVKFLKEQSTGFVALVSLAAWRWTGVNILYFLAGLKNIPDEYYEAASIDGASSFQKFTRITMPLLKPTTVYVLTISIYGGMAMFVESLMLWNGNNSPKNIGLTIIGYLYRQGIEKNDLGYAATVGIVLLLATMIVNLTQLTFTGLFRKEE from the coding sequence ATGGTCAAACGGTTCCTCTACTCGCAAAAGGTCGCTCCTTATATATTTGTGCTTCCGTTCGTATTGATTTTTCTGGTGTTTTGGCTGTATCCGCTGCTGAACTCGGTGGAAATGAGCTTTCAGCAGACGACGCTGGGCCAGCCGGCGCAGTGGATCGGGACGGACAATTACGCCAAGCTGCTGGGGGATACGATCTTTCTGAAGGCTGTCGAGAACAGCGCGCTTTATATGGTACTGACCCTGATCATCCTCATTCCGTTTCCGATGCTGTTCGCCGTGTTCATCAACTATAAATTTATGTGGGGCAGAGAGTTTTTCAAATCGGCCTTTTTCTTTCCGGCGCTGACATCGGTCGTCGTGGCGGGCACCATTTTTCGGCTGATGTTCGGGGAAATGGACGGCTCGCTGATGAACAGCGTGCTGAAGCTGTTCGGAGCGGGGCCGGTCAAATTTCTGAAGGAGCAGTCGACAGGCTTCGTCGCGCTTGTTTCCTTGGCGGCCTGGCGCTGGACCGGCGTTAATATCCTGTATTTTCTGGCGGGACTGAAAAACATTCCGGACGAATATTACGAGGCCGCCTCCATCGACGGCGCCTCCTCGTTCCAGAAGTTTACCCGCATCACGATGCCGCTGCTGAAGCCGACCACCGTCTACGTGCTCACGATCAGCATTTACGGCGGGATGGCGATGTTCGTCGAGAGCCTGATGCTGTGGAACGGCAACAATTCGCCCAAAAATATCGGGCTGACGATCATCGGCTATTTGTACCGGCAGGGCATCGAGAAAAACGATCTGGGCTACGCCGCCACCGTCGGAATCGTGCTGCTGCTGGCGACGATGATCGTGAACCTGACGCAGCTGACCTTTACCGGCCTGTTCAGGAAGGAGGAATAA
- a CDS encoding cyclase family protein: MKLIDLSVPLSPRIREPLPAKIDYASHEAGALQAAAVLGLKPDDFPESRAWATETVTLNTHAGTHIDAPWHYWPTSEGRPARTIDELPLEWFFSDGVLLDFSAKPPGYEITADDLAAELERIGYALKPYDIVLIRSDADKRLYDEHYAYLHAGVSAEATLWLLDQGIKVVGTDGWGWDIPLNLQAEAYKRQPRDGVLWAAHFIGKDREYCQIEKLANLDRIPKPFGFKISCFPVKVEKASAGWARPVAILED, encoded by the coding sequence ATGAAGCTGATAGACTTAAGCGTGCCGCTCAGCCCGCGCATCCGCGAGCCGCTGCCGGCCAAAATCGACTACGCCTCCCACGAGGCGGGGGCGCTGCAGGCGGCTGCCGTGCTCGGCCTTAAGCCGGATGATTTTCCGGAAAGCAGGGCATGGGCGACGGAAACGGTGACATTGAATACGCATGCAGGCACACATATCGACGCGCCATGGCATTACTGGCCGACGTCGGAAGGCCGTCCGGCCAGAACGATCGATGAATTGCCGCTGGAGTGGTTTTTCTCCGACGGCGTTCTGCTCGATTTCAGCGCCAAGCCGCCGGGCTACGAGATTACGGCGGACGATCTCGCCGCCGAGCTGGAGCGGATCGGCTATGCGCTGAAGCCTTACGATATCGTGCTCATCCGGAGCGATGCGGACAAACGGCTGTACGACGAGCATTATGCTTATCTTCATGCCGGCGTTTCGGCGGAAGCGACGCTGTGGCTGCTGGACCAGGGCATCAAGGTCGTCGGCACGGACGGCTGGGGCTGGGACATTCCGCTCAACCTGCAGGCCGAGGCGTATAAAAGGCAGCCGCGGGACGGCGTGCTCTGGGCGGCGCATTTTATCGGCAAGGACCGGGAATATTGCCAGATCGAGAAGCTGGCCAATTTGGACCGCATTCCGAAGCCGTTCGGGTTTAAAATCAGCTGCTTCCCGGTCAAAGTGGAGAAGGCGAGCGCCGGCTGGGCGCGCCCGGTCGCTATCCTGGAGGACTAG